Proteins encoded by one window of Streptomyces uncialis:
- a CDS encoding alpha-ketoacid dehydrogenase subunit beta, translating into MTVLTYRKAVAHGIAQEMRRDERVVFLGEDVAAAGGVFKTTAGLLEEFGPLRVRDTPISEQAILGAAMGAAMTGLRPIAEIMYSDFFAVCWDLVANEISKSRYMSDGQVSFPLVIQCGNGAGLRFGAQHSQSIENWAMAIPGLKVVAPATARDVVGLMAAAVRDNDPVIFFNHKALYSSKEEIPDLDGEIVEELGRAVVRREGEDATIVALAAMVPKALEAAERLHAERGLDCAVIDVRSLVPLDTPTILGHASRTGRLFTVEENPRLCGWGAEIVSLATEECWDALTGAPVRITTPHIPLPSADALEDLAIPSVERIVTTIGAAMGA; encoded by the coding sequence ATGACCGTACTGACCTACCGCAAGGCCGTCGCGCACGGCATCGCGCAGGAGATGCGCCGCGACGAGCGGGTGGTGTTCCTCGGTGAGGACGTCGCCGCCGCCGGCGGGGTGTTCAAGACCACCGCGGGACTCCTGGAGGAGTTCGGCCCGCTGCGGGTGCGGGACACCCCCATCAGCGAGCAGGCCATCCTCGGCGCGGCGATGGGCGCCGCGATGACCGGGCTGCGGCCGATCGCCGAGATCATGTACAGCGACTTCTTCGCGGTCTGCTGGGACCTGGTCGCCAACGAGATCTCCAAGTCCCGCTACATGTCGGACGGCCAGGTGTCCTTCCCACTGGTCATCCAGTGCGGCAACGGCGCCGGACTGCGGTTCGGGGCGCAGCACTCGCAGTCCATCGAGAACTGGGCCATGGCCATCCCCGGCCTGAAGGTGGTCGCCCCCGCCACGGCCCGTGACGTCGTCGGGCTGATGGCGGCCGCCGTCCGCGACAACGACCCGGTGATCTTCTTCAACCACAAGGCCCTGTACTCCAGCAAGGAGGAGATCCCCGACCTCGACGGGGAGATCGTGGAGGAGCTGGGCCGGGCCGTCGTCCGCCGGGAGGGCGAGGACGCCACGATCGTCGCGCTGGCCGCGATGGTCCCCAAGGCGCTGGAGGCAGCCGAGCGGCTGCACGCCGAGCGCGGGCTGGACTGCGCGGTGATCGACGTACGCAGCCTGGTCCCGCTGGACACGCCCACGATCCTCGGGCACGCCTCGCGCACCGGGCGGCTGTTCACGGTCGAGGAGAATCCCCGGCTGTGCGGCTGGGGCGCCGAGATCGTCTCACTGGCCACCGAGGAGTGCTGGGACGCGCTCACCGGCGCGCCCGTGCGCATCACCACCCCGCACATCCCGCTGCCGTCGGCGGACGCGCTGGAGGACCTCGCGATTCCCTCCGTGGAGCGGATCGTCACCACGATCGGCGCCGCCATGGGCGCCTGA
- a CDS encoding NAD-dependent succinate-semialdehyde dehydrogenase, giving the protein MKLAEALDLCPTELLVDGVWRPASDGRRIDVHDPATTERIASVASGDESDARAAADAAARALPGWAATPARQRSAVLRRAFELMTERAEYFATLISAENGKALPDARAEVAYAAEFFRWYAEEAVRLAGTVQHAPAGGYRIVVDRAPIGVAVLVTPWNYPAAMATRKIGPALAAGCSVVLKPASDTPLTALAVGALLAEAGAPAGVVNVVPADRSGRVVGAMLDHPAVRKLSFTGSTEVGRRLLHSAADRVLSTSMELGGNAPFLVLADADLDAAVRGAMLAKMRNGGEACTAANRFYVHESVAEEFASRFAAAMASLRVGPGLEEDTEVGPLVNAATRDKVAELVADAVTRGARVRTGGRAPDRTGYYYEPTVLDEVAPGSALLTEEIFGPVAPIVRFRDEAEAIRLANDTEYGLVSYVYTRDLRRGLAVCGALESGMVGLNRGIVSDPAAPFGGVKQSGLGREGGHEGILEYTETKYIATDW; this is encoded by the coding sequence ATGAAACTCGCCGAAGCCCTCGACCTCTGCCCGACCGAACTGCTCGTCGACGGCGTCTGGCGGCCCGCCTCCGACGGCCGCCGGATCGACGTCCACGACCCGGCGACCACCGAGCGCATCGCCTCCGTGGCCTCCGGCGACGAGTCCGACGCCCGTGCCGCCGCCGACGCCGCCGCCCGCGCGCTGCCCGGCTGGGCCGCGACTCCGGCCCGGCAGCGGTCCGCCGTGCTGCGCCGCGCCTTCGAGCTGATGACGGAGCGGGCCGAGTACTTCGCGACGCTGATCAGCGCGGAGAACGGCAAGGCACTGCCCGACGCGCGCGCCGAAGTGGCCTACGCCGCCGAGTTCTTCCGCTGGTACGCCGAGGAGGCGGTCCGGCTCGCCGGGACCGTGCAGCACGCCCCCGCGGGCGGGTACCGGATCGTGGTGGACCGGGCCCCCATCGGGGTGGCCGTCCTGGTGACCCCCTGGAACTACCCCGCCGCGATGGCCACCCGGAAGATCGGCCCCGCGCTGGCCGCCGGGTGCTCCGTCGTCCTCAAGCCCGCGAGCGACACCCCGCTGACCGCGCTCGCCGTCGGCGCCCTGCTGGCCGAGGCGGGCGCCCCGGCCGGGGTGGTCAACGTGGTGCCGGCCGACCGCTCGGGCCGGGTCGTCGGCGCGATGCTCGACCACCCGGCCGTACGCAAGCTGTCGTTCACCGGGTCGACGGAGGTGGGCCGGCGGCTGCTGCACAGCGCGGCGGACCGGGTGCTCAGCACCTCCATGGAGCTCGGCGGCAACGCGCCCTTCCTGGTCCTCGCGGACGCCGACCTCGACGCGGCGGTACGCGGTGCCATGCTCGCCAAGATGCGCAACGGCGGCGAGGCGTGCACGGCCGCCAACCGGTTCTACGTCCATGAGTCGGTCGCCGAGGAGTTCGCGAGCCGCTTCGCCGCCGCGATGGCCTCGCTGCGGGTCGGGCCGGGCCTGGAGGAGGACACCGAGGTCGGACCGCTCGTCAACGCCGCGACGAGGGACAAGGTCGCCGAACTGGTCGCGGACGCCGTCACCCGCGGCGCCCGGGTCCGCACCGGCGGACGCGCCCCGGACCGTACCGGGTACTACTACGAGCCCACCGTGCTGGACGAGGTGGCCCCCGGGTCGGCGCTGCTGACGGAGGAGATCTTCGGTCCCGTCGCCCCCATCGTCCGGTTCCGCGACGAGGCCGAGGCGATCCGGCTGGCCAACGACACCGAGTACGGGCTGGTCTCCTACGTCTACACCCGCGATCTGCGGCGCGGACTCGCCGTCTGCGGCGCGCTGGAGAGCGGCATGGTCGGACTGAACCGCGGCATCGTCTCCGACCCCGCGGCACCCTTCGGCGGGGTCAAGCAGAGCGGGCTCGGCCGGGAGGGCGGCCACGAGGGCATCCTGGAGTACACCGAGACCAAGTACATCGCCACCGACTGGTGA
- a CDS encoding M24 family metallopeptidase, with protein sequence MSPSAVPPTPPLPVAPAPGHGLVDFEERVNFDRLRSYRLARIQQALEASELGAVLVFDNNNIRYLTGISIGEWTREKLSRYAIYTRTGELILWDFGSAAVHNRMYAPWMKPENCLSSWTTMRGAVPPDADLMGRAVTEIKDRLAQAGVGGMPVGVDLLDLPMHTELTRQGLDIRDGQQTMLDARQIKNRDEITLLSMAAAMVDGVYHDITEALKPGVRENEIVALANKRLYEMGSDDVESINAVSGERCNPHPHNFSDRIIRPGDQAFFDIMHSYNGYRTCYYRTFNVGRATTVQRDAYTRAREWMDVAIDAIRPGVSTADVARLWPTAEEIGVQDEKTAFGLLFGHGLGLALHERPIISRLTSLESPMLIEEGMVFALETYCPATDGVSAARIEEEVVVTATGVEILTRFPADELFIANQY encoded by the coding sequence ATGAGCCCCTCCGCTGTTCCCCCGACCCCTCCGCTGCCCGTCGCCCCCGCGCCCGGCCACGGCCTCGTCGACTTCGAGGAGCGGGTCAACTTCGACCGGCTGCGCTCCTACCGGCTGGCCCGTATCCAGCAGGCCCTGGAGGCGAGCGAGCTGGGCGCGGTGCTGGTGTTCGACAACAACAACATCCGCTACCTCACCGGTATATCCATCGGTGAGTGGACCCGCGAGAAGCTGTCGCGGTACGCGATCTACACCCGTACCGGCGAGCTGATCCTGTGGGACTTCGGCTCGGCCGCGGTGCACAACCGGATGTACGCGCCCTGGATGAAGCCCGAGAACTGTCTCTCCTCGTGGACCACCATGCGCGGCGCGGTCCCCCCGGACGCCGATCTGATGGGACGCGCCGTCACGGAGATCAAGGACCGGCTGGCCCAGGCCGGTGTCGGGGGGATGCCCGTCGGGGTCGATCTGCTCGACCTGCCGATGCACACCGAGCTGACCCGCCAGGGCCTCGACATCCGCGACGGCCAGCAGACCATGCTCGACGCCCGGCAGATCAAGAACCGCGACGAGATCACCCTGCTGTCGATGGCCGCCGCCATGGTCGACGGCGTCTACCACGACATCACCGAGGCACTGAAGCCCGGCGTCCGCGAGAACGAGATCGTGGCCCTCGCCAACAAGCGGCTCTACGAGATGGGTTCCGACGACGTCGAGTCCATCAACGCGGTGTCCGGCGAACGCTGCAACCCGCATCCGCACAACTTCTCCGACCGCATCATCCGCCCGGGAGACCAGGCGTTCTTCGACATCATGCACTCCTACAACGGCTACCGGACGTGCTACTACCGCACGTTCAACGTCGGCCGTGCCACCACCGTCCAGCGGGACGCCTACACCCGCGCCCGGGAATGGATGGACGTCGCCATCGACGCCATCCGGCCCGGTGTGTCCACCGCCGACGTCGCACGGCTGTGGCCGACGGCCGAGGAGATCGGCGTCCAGGACGAGAAGACCGCGTTCGGGCTGCTCTTCGGGCACGGCCTCGGTCTCGCCCTGCACGAGCGGCCCATCATCAGCCGCCTCACCTCGCTGGAGAGCCCGATGCTCATCGAGGAGGGCATGGTCTTCGCCCTGGAGACCTACTGCCCCGCCACCGACGGCGTCTCCGCCGCCCGGATCGAGGAGGAGGTCGTCGTCACCGCCACCGGGGTCGAGATCCTCACCCGCTTCCCGGCCGACGAACTCTTCATCGCCAACCAGTACTGA
- a CDS encoding thiamine pyrophosphate-dependent dehydrogenase E1 component subunit alpha has protein sequence MSVDTSAAFAPLTGPVSGDVSEETALSLYRTMSTARKFEKRAYDLFLQNLVKGTTHLGIGQEAVAAGVAAAMRPDDYSFITYRGHNHLVARGTPLAPLMAELLGRDNGLMHGKGGSMHLIDAERGILGSYAIIGAQLVIANGAAWSAQYRGTEQVTVCFFGDGATNIGAFHEALNFAVIWNLPVVFVCENNLYMEYTRIDSVTAVQNPAADRASAYNLDSVVIDGNDPDEVYLTASAAIARARAGGGPALIEAVTYRHGGHSRADPAKYRDPGEVRAWMEKDPMITYRERLIGRGFDPAELDAVDAEIVTEIDAATEEAKGGAWPDLSRLYTNVWSDGGHAWRTEPRADQAAQQKEGLAP, from the coding sequence ATGTCCGTCGACACCAGCGCCGCGTTTGCGCCGCTCACGGGACCCGTGAGCGGGGACGTGTCCGAGGAGACAGCGCTCTCCCTCTACCGGACCATGTCCACCGCCCGTAAGTTCGAGAAGCGGGCGTACGACCTGTTCCTCCAGAACCTGGTCAAGGGCACCACCCACCTCGGGATCGGCCAGGAGGCCGTCGCCGCCGGGGTCGCCGCCGCGATGCGGCCCGACGACTACTCCTTCATCACCTACCGGGGCCACAACCACCTCGTCGCCCGCGGCACCCCGCTCGCCCCCCTGATGGCCGAACTCCTCGGCCGGGACAACGGGCTGATGCACGGCAAGGGCGGCTCGATGCACCTCATCGACGCCGAACGCGGCATCCTCGGCTCGTACGCCATCATCGGCGCGCAGCTCGTCATCGCCAACGGCGCCGCCTGGTCGGCCCAGTACCGGGGCACCGAGCAGGTCACCGTCTGCTTCTTCGGGGACGGCGCCACCAACATCGGCGCGTTCCACGAGGCGCTGAACTTCGCCGTCATCTGGAACCTGCCGGTCGTCTTCGTGTGCGAGAACAACCTGTACATGGAGTACACCCGCATCGACAGCGTCACCGCGGTCCAGAACCCGGCGGCCGACCGCGCGTCGGCCTACAACCTGGACTCCGTCGTCATCGACGGCAACGACCCGGACGAGGTGTACCTGACGGCGTCCGCGGCGATCGCCCGGGCCCGCGCGGGGGGCGGGCCCGCCCTGATCGAGGCCGTCACCTACCGGCACGGCGGCCACTCCCGGGCAGACCCGGCGAAGTACCGCGATCCCGGCGAGGTCCGCGCCTGGATGGAGAAGGACCCGATGATCACCTACCGGGAGCGGCTGATCGGCCGGGGCTTCGACCCGGCCGAGCTGGACGCGGTCGACGCCGAGATCGTGACCGAGATCGACGCGGCCACCGAGGAGGCGAAGGGCGGCGCCTGGCCGGATCTGTCCCGTCTCTACACCAATGTCTGGAGCGACGGCGGCCACGCCTGGCGCACCGAGCCGCGCGCCGACCAGGCCGCGCAGCAGAAGGAGGGGCTGGCCCCATGA
- a CDS encoding NAD(P)-dependent oxidoreductase: protein MSASRNERLGWLGTGRMGTVMSESLLAGGADLTVWNRTAAKTKPLVDKGAKAVPAITGLTDADIVFVMVSASQDLIDVVTGEGGLLSADRTPSVIVDCSTVSAEASSEVRAACRAAGVDFLASPISGNPHMVADGMGAIVASGPRETYDRVLPYLQLIAPTVVHAGPEEQSRLVKICHNLMLGMITQALVEVTTLAEKGGVPRGAFIDFLNGSVLGSTFIKHKGRALVERDYTPTFNNKMLRKDFDLGLGAARHLEVPMPVSSMVHQLIQTAIGHGFAEEDYAALFEVEARAAGMRSGDDSTR, encoded by the coding sequence ATGAGTGCATCCCGTAACGAGCGGCTCGGCTGGCTCGGCACCGGCCGGATGGGCACGGTCATGTCGGAGAGCCTGCTCGCGGGCGGTGCCGACCTCACGGTGTGGAACCGCACCGCGGCCAAGACCAAGCCGCTGGTCGACAAGGGCGCCAAGGCGGTCCCCGCCATCACCGGACTCACGGACGCAGACATCGTGTTCGTGATGGTGTCCGCGAGCCAGGACCTCATCGACGTCGTCACCGGCGAGGGCGGGCTGCTGAGCGCCGACAGGACCCCGTCGGTCATCGTCGACTGCTCGACCGTCTCCGCGGAGGCGTCCAGCGAGGTCCGCGCGGCCTGCCGGGCGGCCGGGGTCGACTTCCTCGCCTCGCCGATCAGCGGCAACCCGCACATGGTCGCGGACGGGATGGGCGCCATCGTCGCCTCCGGCCCCCGTGAGACCTACGACCGGGTGCTGCCGTACCTCCAGCTGATCGCCCCGACCGTGGTGCACGCGGGCCCGGAGGAGCAGAGCCGGCTGGTGAAGATCTGTCACAACCTGATGCTGGGCATGATCACCCAGGCGCTGGTGGAGGTCACCACCCTCGCGGAGAAGGGCGGGGTGCCGCGCGGCGCGTTCATCGACTTCCTGAACGGCTCGGTGCTCGGCTCCACCTTCATCAAGCACAAGGGCCGCGCCCTGGTGGAGCGGGACTACACGCCCACCTTCAACAACAAGATGCTCCGCAAGGACTTCGACCTGGGTCTGGGCGCCGCCCGTCATCTGGAGGTGCCGATGCCGGTGAGCAGCATGGTCCACCAGCTGATCCAGACGGCGATCGGCCACGGCTTCGCCGAGGAGGACTACGCGGCGCTGTTCGAGGTCGAGGCGCGGGCGGCCGGGATGCGTTCCGGGGACGACTCCACCCGATGA